The genomic DNA TCAGCGTCACCGATTCCCTCAGGTCGGCAGAGACCGCGGTCGTGCGGCAGCGGAACGCACCGCTCGACCGGTCCTTCGGAGACCACAACTCCCGCATCCTGCAAAACATTGGTCACCAGAGTAATCCTCTCCTCGGTTCGGTGAAACAGATTCACCTCAACCTCAGCGCCCGACGCCTGCTGAAGCTCCGCAATCTGTGGGGCCGCAAGAGCCGCAGTGTTTCCATTGATCGAAAGCACCGGATGGCGGGCTGCAAGAAGCACGCGGGCCGCGAGCTTCTCTGCCTCAAGAGCAACCGCCGGAGTTTTTTCCCCGATCAGATAATCAAATGCCTCGCCGCGTCCGTGGGAGGTCAGCCCCTCCATGGACACAACACCAGTTACAGCATGCTCGGCAAGCCGCTGTCTTGTCATAAGCGACTTATAGCGCGGATGACTTGTCGGAATATCAGACATACTTTACACCTCCAAAAGTATCGGGCCGTGCGGACAGACCTTCAAAGGAACCGCAGTCCCAAACCCTGATAAAATTTCAAAACCATCAGCTGCGGCAAACACGCCGCAGCCGAGCATCGTCATACTTGCGAGGATGCCTGCTTCATCGCAGGCATCAAGCACCGGACGAATTCGTGCGGGAATAAGACCGCTTGCCTCGGCAAACTGCCGGGACTTCATCATGAACTCCGTAAACGTCGCGGGTTCCCCGACAGGAAACGCCGCAGTGACCTGAGCCATTTTTTCGGGCGAGCCGATAACGTCAGGAGTGAATATCGACCCAAACGTGACTGAACATATCTCAGCGCTTGGGAAAAACCGGCTGTTCACTCCGAAAATTCCTGGAGCATTTCGGACCGCAACCCCTCCGCCGCTTGCCGCCGCCACATCACCAAGGCCGGTGTTGTGCGCAACCTCGGTCTCATGAGCGAGTTCTGAGATCGCTTCAGCACTCATGCCAAGTTCAAACACCGCGTTTGTCGCAGTGAGTGTTGCAAGAATTGCCGCAGCACTCATGCCAAACCCTGCACCAATCGGAAGACCGGACGTTGTCTCAACTTTTGCACAAACTCCAAGACCGGAAAGCAGTTCTTCGATGAGACCTGAGCCGTAGCTGATCAGGGATTCGCCGTCAGGCGTTCGGTCGGTGACAATGACCGAAGTTTTCGGAGAAGGAGTTACCGATGCGGTAACGCCGCGGTCGATCACAATGCCTGCGCCGCAGCTGCCGGTGGTCTTCGGCGAGTCACCGTCGATGCGTTTGAAGTATCCCGAGATATGGCCCGGCGCAAAAGCTACAGCAGTTCCTTCCATAATTCCCGAGCAATTTCTGCTTTACTGCCGGAGACCGTCCGGCTCGCATGTTTCTTCATCAGCAGATACTCTCCCGACAGGGACCCCATCACGACAGGCTTGTTTGCCGCAACAAGAACAACATCCTCTTCTTCGAGAAGTTTCTCTGCCTCGGCAACCGCGTTTTCGCCAAGCTTGAACCCGACAATTTTGATTCCCTGGTGGTACAGACGGGAGATCAGTTTCGGCTGCGGTGTAAGCCTGAGATCGCATGCCTCACCGCTTGGAATTTTTCCCGCGGTGCGGGCCGGTGCAAAATCTGAGATCGCCGCAGCACTGATATAGATATCCGGCTTGTGCTCGGCAACCTCGCGAATGACCGCCTCATGCATATCGCAAGCGCTGGTGATGCAGATGTTCCGAACATTCGGGACCACGCCGTGGACCGCGGTGTTTGCAACAACCGCCACCTCGGCACCAAGCCGGAACGCTTCAAGCGCAAGGGCGCGTCCCATCGTCCCTGAGGATCGGGTGGTCAGAATCCTCACATCATCAACCTCCTCACGGCAGGAACCGCTCGTGATGAGGACACGTTTTCCTGCGAGCGGACGCGTTGCGACCGCACGTTCCGCATACAGACAGATCTCTTCGATGCCGGCAATCTTTGCCTTCTCCTCTTCCATCCTTGGTGGAACCACTTCGATCTGCATCGAGCGAAGCGTCTCAATATTTTTGATCACAGCCGGATGGCGGTACATCGACTCATGCATCGCAGGGACAACGACGACCGGCATTCCTCTGCCGACCGCAGTCGTTGCAAACGTGGTGACAATGGTGTCATCAATACCGCAGGCGATTTTTCCGATCGTGTTCGCGGTTGCCGGTGCAATGAGAAGAAGGTCGGCTTCCCCGCCTTCTCCGCAGTAGAGGACATGCTCGACCATGCCGGTGATCTTCGTCAGCGCCGGTCTCGCGCACGCATAGGTCAGCGCATCAGGGTGGATGATGCCGCATGCCGCAGGACTCAGGATGCCAATCACTTCAGCGCCGCGCCGCCGCAGCTCGTGAGCGAGTTTCACGGTCTCAACAGCGGCAATGCTGCCCGTGACCGCAAGCACGATCCGTTTGTGTTCAAGCGTCCGGTTCATTTCAGTTCAACATCCCATACGCAGTGCCAGGTGCGGCTCGCGTACTTCTTTACTTTATGTTCGCTGAGAGAATACCTAAAGCCTGCCCCTTCGACAGCAGCGGCAACCGCGTCCGACCGGTCGCCGACCCCGTGAACATGTAGAATAGTCCCGGGGGCTGCATGAGCAAGAGCGTGCGGAAGAAAATCAATCGCGTCAAAGTGTCCCATCAGTATCCGGTCGTAGGTGCCGGAAAGCAGATCGCGGCAGTCGCCGCACTCTGCATGAACACTGCGGTGAACCGCGTTGTCATGAAGATTTTTGATCAGATACATGAACGAGACGCGATTGATCTCCATCGCATGCACCTCGGCTCCCTTGAGTGCGGCGTTGAGGGTGAAGTAGCCGATGCCGGCAAACATGTCGGCAACTTTTTCGCCTGACCGCACGAGAGACCGCAGCCGCATTTTTTCGCGCCGGTTGCCTTGCGAGAACATGATCTCTGCAGGGTTGAGCGTGTAAAAAATTCCTGCTTCACAGAAGCTGACGTCATGCGGTTTTCCGTAGAGGACAGCAGTTTCCGGCAGCCGCATGACACCTGCATGTTCCTGTAGGTGAAGAATGCAGGAAGGGTGCTCCCATGCGATGAGGTCGTCAAGCTGGTCAGCAGTCGGTGCCGCTCCGTGCAAAAGCAGGGTGTCGCCGAGTCGCTGGTAGCCGGGGCCCTTGTACGGCGTCCGGTCAGGAATCTCAAGATCGTACGGCAAGCCGTCCAGAACCGGAACATAGGCGTACTCGCCGTCGCAGTAGATGCTGCGGCTGTTGTCGCGCCAGGGTTCAGTCCTGGATAGATTCGGCAGCGAACTCTTCAATATCCTGCGGACTTTCATTGGATTTGCCTGCCGGAATCAGCTGGTCTTCGTCACGCACAAAGAGAACAGAGTCTCCGATGTCGGCGTCAATCCATGCATGATCCGGCATTTCTGCGGTTTTCTGGGTGACAGGGTCAAGCACGCCGAGGATGCCTGCGTCACGGTAGATGACCATCGCGGTTTCCGCGGTTCTGATGTTTCCAAAAAGGGGATCATCCACATCCTCGCGGAAGTTGCGGGACTGGCCGGTCTTTAGGTCGCGGACGAAGAGCATGTCTTTGGTCTGGCGGAGAATCTGGAAGTAGTCGCGGCCGTGTCTGATGATGTCGCCGCGGGAGAAACGCGGCAGCCGAATTGAGTAGGTGACGCGGTAGAGTTTGATGCCTGCTTTTTCACCGACGAGTTTCGGATGCGTGGTAAAGGACCCGCCGAGCGCACCGCAGATGTCAACAGAGATTGCGTTGCCGATCGCTTGTGAGCTGAAGATGATGTCAAGCCCGTCTTTTTGTTCGTCGACGTCGGAGACGAAGGATAAGCGGTCGCCTGCGGTCTGGAGCTGGTCTTCAATCTGGTAGGCGATCTCGGCAGCTCTCCGGAGTTCGTAAGGCGTGGGTTTTCTTCCGTTTGCACGCACCTGAATGATGCCTTCGTAGTAGCTGCCGGAGATTCTGCAGCAGCGGTCACACTGTTCACGCGCCCAGACGATTTTGATCTTTTCGGTGACTTCGACCGGTACGCCGTAGAGATTTCCTGATACGAAGACGGTGGCAATGGATCGGTTGACGCTGATGTCCACGATATGGATATCTTTCTGGATATCACGGAGATCTTTGTGCAGGGATATTGCGCCGCTCACAAGGTTGTAGGCGAGTTCTTCACGGTCGACCGGGCAGTCGGTCCAGAGGCCGGCGGTTTTGGTGGAGCCGCAGGTCGGGCAGTAGGTGCAGATGACGCGGGGTTCCATTGTTACCCAGACAGTATCTTTTACGCGGCATTTTCCGCAGAGCTCTCCGTTTTCCGACGGTGCTCCGCATTTGGGGCAGAATCCTGAGGTGAGGGTCATTGTTTAGAGTCCGTAGATTTGGGTGTGAGGGATGTCGCCGATCATGATGCAGCACTGTTTGTCAATGAGTCCTGCGGCGATGGCGAGTTCACATACACGTTTTCCGATGAGGTTGGCATTTGCTGCGGAGGTGAGGGCGGCGAGGACTGCGGCTTCGTCGACAAGCGTGTTGCCATAGAATCCAGGGTCGACGATGATGTCACAGGCAGGGCAGGTGAGCGTGGTATTGAGTAGTTCGCGGTCACAGACTGCGACGACCTCACCCTGTCCCGGGATATTGTGGATTTTAAGATACATTTCTTAGTGTATGTATTGGGT from Methanorbis rubei includes the following:
- a CDS encoding SAM-dependent methyltransferase yields the protein MKVRRILKSSLPNLSRTEPWRDNSRSIYCDGEYAYVPVLDGLPYDLEIPDRTPYKGPGYQRLGDTLLLHGAAPTADQLDDLIAWEHPSCILHLQEHAGVMRLPETAVLYGKPHDVSFCEAGIFYTLNPAEIMFSQGNRREKMRLRSLVRSGEKVADMFAGIGYFTLNAALKGAEVHAMEINRVSFMYLIKNLHDNAVHRSVHAECGDCRDLLSGTYDRILMGHFDAIDFLPHALAHAAPGTILHVHGVGDRSDAVAAAVEGAGFRYSLSEHKVKKYASRTWHCVWDVELK
- a CDS encoding DUF424 domain-containing protein; its protein translation is MYLKIHNIPGQGEVVAVCDRELLNTTLTCPACDIIVDPGFYGNTLVDEAAVLAALTSAANANLIGKRVCELAIAAGLIDKQCCIMIGDIPHTQIYGL
- a CDS encoding GHMP kinase, which codes for MEGTAVAFAPGHISGYFKRIDGDSPKTTGSCGAGIVIDRGVTASVTPSPKTSVIVTDRTPDGESLISYGSGLIEELLSGLGVCAKVETTSGLPIGAGFGMSAAAILATLTATNAVFELGMSAEAISELAHETEVAHNTGLGDVAAASGGGVAVRNAPGIFGVNSRFFPSAEICSVTFGSIFTPDVIGSPEKMAQVTAAFPVGEPATFTEFMMKSRQFAEASGLIPARIRPVLDACDEAGILASMTMLGCGVFAAADGFEILSGFGTAVPLKVCPHGPILLEV
- a CDS encoding 4-phosphopantoate--beta-alanine ligase — its product is MSDIPTSHPRYKSLMTRQRLAEHAVTGVVSMEGLTSHGRGEAFDYLIGEKTPAVALEAEKLAARVLLAARHPVLSINGNTAALAAPQIAELQQASGAEVEVNLFHRTEERITLVTNVLQDAGVVVSEGPVERCVPLPHDRGLCRPEGIGDADVVLVPLEDGDRCEALVGMGKIVITVDLNPLDRTSKMATIPIIDEVTRALPNIAAECRRLRAAGDTLVMPESFDGKYFLAGAVEAIAETLRHALD
- the coaBC gene encoding bifunctional phosphopantothenoylcysteine decarboxylase/phosphopantothenate--cysteine ligase CoaBC, which produces MNRTLEHKRIVLAVTGSIAAVETVKLAHELRRRGAEVIGILSPAACGIIHPDALTYACARPALTKITGMVEHVLYCGEGGEADLLLIAPATANTIGKIACGIDDTIVTTFATTAVGRGMPVVVVPAMHESMYRHPAVIKNIETLRSMQIEVVPPRMEEEKAKIAGIEEICLYAERAVATRPLAGKRVLITSGSCREEVDDVRILTTRSSGTMGRALALEAFRLGAEVAVVANTAVHGVVPNVRNICITSACDMHEAVIREVAEHKPDIYISAAAISDFAPARTAGKIPSGEACDLRLTPQPKLISRLYHQGIKIVGFKLGENAVAEAEKLLEEEDVVLVAANKPVVMGSLSGEYLLMKKHASRTVSGSKAEIARELWKELL
- a CDS encoding 60S ribosomal export protein NMD3 yields the protein MTLTSGFCPKCGAPSENGELCGKCRVKDTVWVTMEPRVICTYCPTCGSTKTAGLWTDCPVDREELAYNLVSGAISLHKDLRDIQKDIHIVDISVNRSIATVFVSGNLYGVPVEVTEKIKIVWAREQCDRCCRISGSYYEGIIQVRANGRKPTPYELRRAAEIAYQIEDQLQTAGDRLSFVSDVDEQKDGLDIIFSSQAIGNAISVDICGALGGSFTTHPKLVGEKAGIKLYRVTYSIRLPRFSRGDIIRHGRDYFQILRQTKDMLFVRDLKTGQSRNFREDVDDPLFGNIRTAETAMVIYRDAGILGVLDPVTQKTAEMPDHAWIDADIGDSVLFVRDEDQLIPAGKSNESPQDIEEFAAESIQD